From the Paramormyrops kingsleyae isolate MSU_618 chromosome 7, PKINGS_0.4, whole genome shotgun sequence genome, one window contains:
- the s1pr3b gene encoding sphingosine 1-phosphate receptor 3 → MEKNLIIIHYNYTGRLFNLSESATGATIAEKAIFLFICSFIVLENLIVLVAIWKNHKFHNRMFFFIANLALCDLMAGVTYAVNLLTSGGMTFRLSPYAFFVREGSVFAALSASVFSLLAIAIERYMTMIKMTPYNANKRYRVYLLIGTCWLIAISLGSLPLLGWNCLDNLPDCSTILPLYSKKYVAFCIIIFMILLLSISVLYARIYALVRSSSRKVTKHSNSEHSISLLRTVIIVVGIFIICWMPLYILLLIDVACEHKQCQILFSASWFIIMAALNSAMNPIIYMLSSREMRQTFLSLICSCLLGTKTGSVLKVEQTSENSKSKSSSSSSSSHAQKAVVKESLDVESTVE, encoded by the coding sequence ATGGAGAAAAACCTAATTATTATTCACTACAACTACACCGGGAGGTTATTCAACCTCAGTGAAAGCGCGACTGGTGCCACAATCGCTGAGAAAGCGATCTTTCTATTCATATGCAGCTTCATAGTCCTGGAGAACTTGATAGTACTAGTGGCAATATGGAAAAACCACAAGTTCCACAACCGCATGTTCTTCTTCATTGCTAATCTGGCGCTTTGTGATCTGATGGCTGGAGTGACCTACGCAGTAAACTTGCTGACGTCAGGGGGGATGACCTTCCGTCTTTCCCCATACGCATTCTTTGTGCGGGAGGGAAGTGTCTTTGCGGCACTTTCCGCATCTGTCTTCAGTCTGTTGGCAATTGCAATTGAGAGGTACATGACAATGATTAAAATGACACCTTACAATGCCAATAAAAGATACAGAGTGTATCTCTTAATTGGGACATGTTGGCTGATTGCAATTTCTTTGGGATCCCTGCCTCTGCTTGGCTGGAACTGTCTGGACAATCTTCCTGACTGCTCAACTATCTTACCTCTTTACAGCAAGAAATATGTGGCTTTTTGCATTATCATTTTTATGATTTTGTTGCTGTCCATCTCTGTACTATACGCTCGTATATATGCCCTGGTCAGATCTAGCAGCCGCAAAGTCACCAAGCACAGTAACTCAGAGCACTCCATTAGCCTCCTGAGGACAGTCATCATCGTTGTCGGCATCTTCATCATCTGCTGGATGCCTCTTTACATCCTGCTGCTAATCGACGTGGCCTGTGAACACAAGCAGTGCCAAATCCTTTTCAGCGCTTCCTGGTTCATCATCATGGCCGCCCTCAATTCTGCCATGAATCCCATCATCTACATGCTATCCAGCAGGGAGATGCGGCAGACGTTCCTCAGCCTGATCTGCAGTTGTCTACTTGGGACTAAGACAGGAAGTGTCCTAAAAGTAGAGCAAACCTCAGAGAACAGCAAGAGCAagtccagcagcagcagcagtagcagcCATGCCCAAAAGGCCGTGGTCAAAGAATCTCTTGATGTTGAAAGTACTGTGGAATAG